Proteins encoded by one window of Arachis hypogaea cultivar Tifrunner chromosome 1, arahy.Tifrunner.gnm2.J5K5, whole genome shotgun sequence:
- the LOC112802888 gene encoding L-lactate dehydrogenase A — protein sequence MHKSPSGSTLGPGGLDLTQAFFRPITNAAPPSPTKRQTKISVIGVGNVGMAIAQTILTQDLTDELVLIDNKDDKLRGEMLDLQHAAAFLPRTKIYASVDYAVTAGSDLCIITAGARQNAGESRLNLLQRNLALFKSIVPPLARYSPQTVLLIVSNPVDVLTYLAWKLSGFPSNRVIGSGTNLDSSRFRFLIADHLDVNAQDVQAYIVGEHGDSSVALWSSISIGGVPVLSFLEKQQIAYEKETLENIHKAVIDSAYEVISLKGYTSWAIGYSVASLARSILRDQRKIHPVSVLAKGFYGIGNEVFLSLPAQLGRGGVLGVTNVHLNEEELQRLRDSAKTILEVQTQLDL from the exons ATGCATAAGAGTCCCTCAGGTTCCACACTGGGCCCAGGTGGGCTCGACCTAACCCAGGCCTTCTTCAGGCCCATAACAAACGCCGCACCACCCTCGCCAACCAAGCGCCAAACCAAGATCTCCGTCATCGGCGTCGGCAACGTCGGCATGGCCATTGCTCAGACCATCCTCACTCAAGATCTCACCGACGAGCTCGTCCTCATCGACAACAAGGACGACAAGCTCCGCGGCGAGATGCTCGACCTCCAGCACGCCGCCGCCTTCCTCCCCCGCACAAAGATCTACGCCTCCGTGGACTACGCCGTCACCGCCGGCTCCGACCTCTGCATAATCACCGCAGGCGCACGCCAGAACGCTGGCGAGTCAAGGCTGAACCTGCTCCAGAGGAACCTCGCGCTGTTCAAGAGCATTGTGCCGCCGCTTGCGCGGTACTCACCGCAGACGGTGCTGCTCATCGTTTCGAACCCCGTGGACGTTCTGACCTACTTGGCGTGGAAGCTCTCCGGTTTTCCATCGAATCGGGTTATCGGGTCGGGTACGAACTTGGACTCCTCAAGGTTCAGGTTCCTCATCGCCGATCATCTCGACGTCAACGCTCAGGACGTGCAG GCTTACATAGTGGGGGAACATGGGGATAGCTCGGTGGCTCTGTGGTCTAGCATCAGCATTGGTGGTGTTCCGGTTCTGAGCTTTTTGGAGAAACAGCAGATAGCATACGAGAAGGAAACATTAGAGAACATACACAAAGCAGTGATAGACAGCGCCTATGAAGTTATCAGCCTCAAAGGCTACACTTCTTGGGCCATTGGCTACTCTGTTGCTAGCTTGGCGCGCTCTATTCTCCGGGACCAAAGGAAGATCCACCCTGTTTCTGTTTTGGCAAAAGGCTTCTACGGCATTGGCAACGAAGTGTTCCTCAGCTTGCCAGCACAGCTTGGTCGCGGAGGAGTGTTGGGTGTGACCAATGTGCACTTGAATGAAGAGGAGTTACAAAGGCTCAGGGACTCTGCCAAGACCATACTTGAGGTGCAGACTCAGTTAGAtctttga